TTTTATGAGCAGAAAATGACATTAAATCTATTTTTAATAATTTAATATCAACAGGTATTTTACCAATGCTTTGAGTAGCATCAACATGAAAAATAATTCCATTATTACGACATATTTTACCAATTTCTTCTATATTTTGAATTATTCCAATTTCATTATTTACATGCATAATTGAAATCAAAATTGTATTTTTTTTAATTGCATTTTCAATTTTTTTTATAGGAATAATTCCATTATATTCAGTAGATAAATAAGTAATTTCAAAACCTTCATTTTCTAATTGTAGACAAGTATCTAAAACAGACTTATGCTCAATTTTATTTGTTATAATATGTATACCTTTTTTTTGATAAAATTTAGCCGCACCTTTAATTGCTAAATTATTTGATTCGGTTGCTCCAGAAGTAAAAATAATTTCAGATGAATCTGAATTAATTAATTCAGCAACTTGATTACGAGCAATATCTACAGCTTCTTCTGCTTCTCATCCAAAACGATGAGAACGAGATGATGGATTCCCAAAAATTCCATCTATTGTTAAATACTTCATCATTTTTTTAGCTACTCGTGAATCAACAGGAGTTGTAGCTGAATAATCAAAATAAATAGGTAACTTCATTTTTTTTAAAAATTTTTTTATTATTTCATTTAGTTAATATTAAACATTTTATATTATTTTTTATAATAAGTAAATTTTATTAAAAAACTAAAAATATTTTTAATAAAAATTGATAATTTTAATATATTATATATAATATATATTTTAAATATTTACTTAAATATTTTTATAAAATGCATCCATTACTTAATATAGCTTTACGTGCTATACGAAAATCCGGAGATTATATAGCAAAAAGCTATGAATTTTTTCAAACAATTACAACAAATCAAAAAAATAATAACATTTTAACAAAAATAATATATGAAGCTGAAAAAATTGCAATAAATATCATTAATAAATCATATCCATATCATACAATTATAACTAAAAAACACGATAAAATTTTAAGTAAAACAAATGAAGTCCAATGGATAATTAATGTATTAAATGGAACTAATAATTTTATAAAATGTTTTCCATATTTTTCTACATCAATAGCTATTTATTTTAAAAATAAAATAGAAAAAAAAAAATATATAAAAGTTTCTGTAGTTTATGCACCAATGCACAACGAATTATTTACTGCAGTTCGAGGACAAGGAGCACAATTAAACGGGTATCGTCTTCGTATTACAGAAAAACAAACATTAGATAAATCAATTATTGCTATAAAATTTCCTTCGAAAAACAATTCAAAATTTTTTTTAAATATATTAAATTCAATATTTGAACGTTGTAATGATTTTCGTAGCACAGGAGATAAAATTCTAGATTTATGCTATATAGCAAATAATCGTATTGATGCCTTTTATCAAATAAAATCAAATTATATCGATTTTTCTGGAAGTGAATTAATTATACTAGAAGCTGGTGGTATTATAAATCGTTTTTTTTATAAAAAAGACAATCATATTATAATTGGTAACCAACATATAATTAAAGATATTTTAACTATTATAAAAAACAAACATAATTAAATTTTTTTATATTAATTTTTTTGATTTTTTTCAAAAAAATATTTATTTTATCGTTCAAGCATCTGAAAATTCTCTATCTGAAAATAATTCAGTTAAACCGCTAATTTGTTTTAATCTTAATACTTCATCTTTAGACATTCCTAATTCTTTACTTATCTTATAATCATTCCAACCTAATCGTGATAAATCTCTAACAATATCAGACATAGCAGATATCTTATGTTGCCCGCGAGCACGATTATGACGAATAGTTGCTGCCATTTGATTTGATATATCATCAATTTTTTTATTAAGTAATGTTACTGGAATATAATTATTAAGACGTTTTTTTAATATATTTTTTTTACTTAATAAATAACGATGATAACCATCAACAACTTGCCAAGTCAACTGATCCTTTTTATTTGGTAACATCGGCAATACTACAATTGGCTGAGTATAACCATCTTTTATAAGTGAAGTTTCTAATAATTTTTTTTCTGTTGGAGACATAACATTAGGATTATAATCATTTGCTAAAACTTGATTTCTTTTTACCCAAATAACATAATCAATAGGTTCGTTTTTAAATGGACTAATATTATGTAAATGCAATTTTATATTATTTAATACTAAAATTTTTTCTTCTTCGTCTAATTTAATTATTTTTTTTTCTAATAAAGAAAATTCTTTTGTAATATCCATATATTCTAAAATATATATTTAAAATTAAAATTAAAAAAATTATTTACTAATTTTATATTATATTATTCAAATTTATTATAATATTTTATTAATTCAATATAAAATTAATTATTTAAAACAACTCTGATCATTATAAAAAAATCAAAAATATTTTATAATATTTATTTTAAAATATTAAAAAAATATTTTTTAATATAAATATTACAGATAATTTATTATTTTTTATTAAAAATAAGAAAAAAATTTTAATAAAATATCTATATAATTAAAATATTTAAAATATACTTTAAAATAAACAAAACTTTTTACTAATAAAACATTTATTAAATAGCAATAATAATATTATTTAATTTTTATTAAAATTTTCAAAAATAAAAATAAAATGTTATTTTATAAAATTATTAATAAATTTAATATATTATTTTATATAAACATATACTACAATATATATTGTAAAATATATATTAAAAATTAAATTTATATACCTATAAATAATACAAAAACATAGGATCGTTGTATGTTTATTTTTCAAAAATTATATTTTAATATTTTAAATTTATTAATAAAAATATTAATAAAAGTAAAAAATATTCCATTAAACCCAATTAAAACTTTTCGTATTGATGTTAATAAACCAATATTATATATACTACCATATTATTCTAAATTTAATCTATTTATTTTACAACATCAATGTAAAATTATAGGACTGCAAGATCCATTTCATAATAATACAATAAATAAAATAAAATTACCTGCACATATTTTTATATATAAAAATATATTTAATAAAAATTTATTTTTAAAACCAAATAAAAACTCAATTAATATATTTAATAAATATTTAAAATTGTATAAAAAAAATTTAAATATAGATATTCAAATATTATATATTTTTACAACTTTTGGACGATCATATAAAAAAGAAAAAAAACATATTACTATAATACCGTTAAATTTTTTAAAAAAATTAAAAAAATTATTTACAATTTTATGGTTAGGACGTGATTGTTTTATAATTTTTTCACCTATCTTTTCTATTAAAAAATTAATTAAACGCCATGATATAAATACAACAATTATAAATAAATTAATAAGATTTTCTAAAATCTATTATTTACGTCAACAACAATCAATAATAGGTCCAAAACTTTTAAATAAAAAAAAATTATTTAATAAAATATTATTTTCTAATGTTATAAAAAAATCAATTATAGATGAATCTATTAATAAAAAAATTTCAATAAAAAAAGCAAAAAAAAATGCAATTAATATTTTAAAAGAAATTTCAAGCGATTTTTCTTATGAAATAATACGATTAACTAATAAAATTTTAAAATTATTTTTTAAAATTATTTATAAAAAAATTAATGTTAATAATATTGAAAATATCAGACAATTAACACAAAATGGTTATAAAATTATTTACGTACCATCTCACCGTAGTCATATGGATTATTTATTAATTTCTTATGTTCTTTATAATGAAGGATTATCTATACCTCATATTGCTGCAGGTATTAATTTAAATTTTTGGCCAATAGGTAATATATTTCGTAAATTAGGAGCTTTTTTTATTAGAAGAACTTTTCAAGCAAATAAACTTTATTCTAATATTTTTCGTGAATATTTAAGTGAACTTTTTATACAAGGATATTCCATAGAATATTTTATTGAAGGAAGCAGATCTAGAACAGGACGATTATTAAAACCAA
This Candidatus Providencia siddallii DNA region includes the following protein-coding sequences:
- a CDS encoding IbrB-like domain-containing protein; the protein is MDITKEFSLLEKKIIKLDEEEKILVLNNIKLHLHNISPFKNEPIDYVIWVKRNQVLANDYNPNVMSPTEKKLLETSLIKDGYTQPIVVLPMLPNKKDQLTWQVVDGYHRYLLSKKNILKKRLNNYIPVTLLNKKIDDISNQMAATIRHNRARGQHKISAMSDIVRDLSRLGWNDYKISKELGMSKDEVLRLKQISGLTELFSDREFSDAWTIK
- a CDS encoding inositol monophosphatase family protein → MHPLLNIALRAIRKSGDYIAKSYEFFQTITTNQKNNNILTKIIYEAEKIAINIINKSYPYHTIITKKHDKILSKTNEVQWIINVLNGTNNFIKCFPYFSTSIAIYFKNKIEKKKYIKVSVVYAPMHNELFTAVRGQGAQLNGYRLRITEKQTLDKSIIAIKFPSKNNSKFFLNILNSIFERCNDFRSTGDKILDLCYIANNRIDAFYQIKSNYIDFSGSELIILEAGGIINRFFYKKDNHIIIGNQHIIKDILTIIKNKHN